The Leadbettera azotonutricia ZAS-9 genome has a window encoding:
- a CDS encoding phosphatase PAP2 family protein: MNSEIIQIMPAENLPFLTSVYLWGLNLIEAIQTAANPFLTVFLKIITTIGSEAFVIPFLLLVYWCIDEKRGFRLGMLIIFSAWTNTIFKHLFKQPRPYNLDPSVGMALESSYGFPSGHAQNSLCLWVPIMSWAGSRKKESRLAIWISAIILMLLIAFSRLYLGVHFPTDILGGWIIGGIILTAFYMASPWLGAWFIMRGKRTQMICTAAIALIMNGLYPMDTSLPALFLGFGAGYSLMINSFPFTAQGLVKGKKPGIFLLTARYILGLSGAAVIYLGLRLILPGENSLFASISFWGLGSPYTELGRFIRYCLLGLWASAGAPKVFLNLGIAGPGKES, from the coding sequence ATGAACAGTGAAATTATCCAAATCATGCCTGCAGAGAACCTGCCTTTTCTGACATCGGTTTACCTCTGGGGACTCAATTTAATAGAGGCAATTCAAACTGCGGCAAACCCCTTTCTTACCGTATTTCTTAAGATCATCACCACCATAGGTTCAGAAGCTTTTGTCATCCCCTTTCTGCTGCTCGTCTACTGGTGCATAGATGAAAAACGGGGGTTCAGGCTGGGGATGCTCATCATTTTTTCCGCCTGGACAAATACAATATTCAAGCACCTGTTTAAGCAGCCAAGGCCGTACAACCTTGACCCGTCTGTAGGCATGGCCCTTGAATCCAGCTATGGTTTCCCCTCGGGGCATGCACAAAACAGCCTGTGCCTCTGGGTTCCCATTATGTCCTGGGCCGGAAGCAGGAAAAAAGAATCAAGGCTGGCCATTTGGATTAGCGCGATCATACTCATGCTCCTCATTGCATTCAGCAGGCTCTACCTGGGGGTGCATTTCCCTACAGATATTTTGGGCGGCTGGATCATCGGTGGCATTATACTGACAGCTTTTTACATGGCGAGCCCCTGGCTCGGCGCATGGTTCATTATGAGGGGTAAGCGGACCCAAATGATCTGCACCGCCGCGATAGCGCTGATTATGAACGGCCTCTATCCTATGGATACAAGCCTCCCTGCCCTGTTCCTGGGTTTTGGCGCAGGGTACAGCCTTATGATCAATTCTTTCCCTTTCACTGCCCAGGGCTTGGTAAAAGGGAAAAAACCCGGCATATTTTTGCTGACTGCCCGCTATATACTTGGACTTTCGGGGGCTGCCGTAATTTACCTGGGCCTCCGCCTTATACTCCCGGGAGAAAATTCGTTGTTTGCTTCGATTTCTTTTTGGGGTCTGGGTTCGCCCTACACCGAACTTGGCCGCTTTATACGCTACTGCCTGCTAGGCCTCTGGGCATCGGCAGGGGCTCCTAAAGTTTTTCTCAATCTTGGAATTGCCGGTCCGGGAAAGGAAAGCTGA
- the alr gene encoding alanine racemase, with protein sequence MRAVKAIIHLDNFRHNIEKAREKAGARTGLCAPVKADAYGHGAVPVARAALEAGASHLAVATVSEGAELRQAGIKAPVFLFSQALPGEMEEIAALDLIPLVGDREAAEVLAKAGRRLEVHLKVDTGMGRMGARPENAAELAAFIVSQKSLKLGGVATHLSVSDSLEPADIAYTKGQLSRFRGAVDSIKAAGLDPGLIHAANSGALCFHEDAYFDLVRPGIFLYGYSPAAGIPEGLDAEPVMELRGAVVFIKKVFKGEDISYGRTWTAPEDTYIGTLPVGYADGLPRLLSNRHSVYIKGRAYPQVGRICMDQCMINLGPETDVKRWDEAIIFGPGAVTAADMAAKIGTISYEITCNINKRVPRVYI encoded by the coding sequence ATGCGGGCAGTCAAAGCCATCATTCATCTGGATAATTTCCGCCATAACATTGAAAAAGCCCGGGAAAAGGCAGGCGCCCGGACAGGTCTTTGCGCCCCGGTCAAAGCTGATGCGTATGGCCATGGGGCAGTGCCTGTAGCCCGGGCTGCTCTGGAGGCCGGAGCTAGCCATCTTGCGGTAGCTACAGTAAGCGAAGGGGCTGAATTAAGGCAGGCAGGCATAAAGGCCCCTGTTTTCCTTTTTTCCCAGGCTCTTCCAGGAGAGATGGAGGAGATAGCAGCCCTGGATCTCATCCCTCTCGTGGGCGACCGTGAAGCTGCGGAAGTCTTGGCTAAAGCAGGCAGAAGGCTTGAAGTCCACCTCAAGGTGGATACCGGCATGGGCCGCATGGGCGCAAGGCCCGAAAATGCCGCCGAACTGGCTGCTTTCATCGTATCCCAAAAAAGCCTTAAGCTGGGCGGGGTGGCTACCCACCTTTCGGTATCCGATTCCCTCGAGCCTGCGGATATAGCATATACGAAAGGGCAGCTTTCCCGATTCAGAGGGGCTGTGGATTCCATAAAGGCCGCGGGCCTGGATCCGGGCTTGATCCATGCCGCCAATTCGGGGGCGCTCTGTTTTCATGAGGATGCGTATTTTGACCTTGTCAGGCCGGGCATCTTCCTTTATGGCTATTCCCCGGCAGCGGGCATCCCGGAGGGCCTTGACGCCGAACCGGTCATGGAACTGCGCGGCGCTGTGGTGTTTATCAAGAAGGTCTTCAAGGGCGAGGATATTTCCTATGGCAGAACCTGGACAGCGCCAGAGGATACGTATATTGGCACCCTGCCTGTGGGCTATGCCGACGGTTTGCCCCGGCTGTTGAGCAACCGCCATTCGGTATATATAAAAGGCCGGGCCTATCCCCAGGTGGGGAGGATATGCATGGATCAGTGCATGATTAATTTGGGGCCTGAGACCGATGTTAAACGCTGGGACGAGGCGATTATTTTTGGCCCCGGCGCTGTGACTGCCGCTGATATGGCAGCCAAAATTGGGACCATCTCTTACGAAATCACCTGCAATATCAATAAACGGGTGCCAAGGGTGTATATATGA
- a CDS encoding formate--tetrahydrofolate ligase, producing the protein MNKSDIEIAREAKLKPISEIAGAMGISPQWVEEYGKYKAKIDWRLLKSAELPQKRAKYINITAISPTPLGEGKTTTTVGLVQGLGKIGKQAVACLRQPSMGPTFGIKGGAAGGGYSQIVPMEDFNLHLTGDIHAVSAAHNLCAAAVDARIYHESRWAPSYFEKLGLKILDIDPCRVSLGRVMDINDRGLRNVMTGLGGREDGPLRQSRFDISVASEVMAILALARDLPDLRKRLGRMVAACNKKGDPVTAEDLGVAGAMTVLMKDALKPNLLQTIEGQGSFVHAGPFANIAHGNSSIIADLLAVNYADFVVTEAGFGSDMGMEKFFDIKCRTSGLVPDAVVLVATVRALKSHGGGPAVVPGKPLPPEYKEENLELLKKGLPNLLAHIGIISRFGVPAVVAINAFPTDTEAEWELVRDAAIKAGAADAVVTTHWANGGEGAADLARAVEKAASLPSHFKLLYPDEVPLKQKIETVAVRVYGAEGVDFEKGVLKELDTLEEKGYGKLPVCMAKTQYSLSHDPALKGAPRGWRLPVREVRLAAGAGFVYPLCGAITTMPGLPSRPAFMDVDIDDDGTVRGLF; encoded by the coding sequence ATGAACAAATCGGATATCGAAATTGCCCGGGAAGCCAAGCTTAAGCCAATTTCAGAAATAGCTGGCGCTATGGGGATTTCCCCCCAATGGGTGGAGGAATACGGAAAGTACAAAGCCAAGATAGACTGGAGGCTGCTAAAATCTGCGGAATTGCCCCAAAAGCGGGCGAAGTATATAAACATTACCGCCATTTCGCCAACACCCCTGGGGGAGGGGAAGACCACCACAACTGTGGGGCTGGTTCAGGGCCTGGGGAAAATCGGGAAGCAGGCTGTAGCTTGTCTCAGGCAGCCTTCCATGGGGCCTACCTTCGGCATCAAGGGAGGGGCAGCCGGCGGAGGGTACAGCCAAATTGTTCCAATGGAGGATTTCAACCTCCACCTCACCGGAGATATACATGCCGTGTCCGCTGCCCACAACCTCTGCGCAGCTGCGGTGGATGCCCGGATCTACCACGAGTCCCGCTGGGCCCCGTCTTACTTTGAAAAGCTGGGCCTCAAAATACTGGACATTGACCCTTGCAGGGTGTCCCTGGGCCGGGTGATGGATATTAACGACCGGGGCCTCCGCAATGTGATGACCGGCCTTGGGGGCAGGGAAGACGGCCCTTTGCGCCAGTCCCGTTTTGATATTTCCGTGGCCAGCGAAGTTATGGCCATACTTGCCCTGGCGAGGGATCTTCCGGATCTCAGAAAGCGCCTGGGGCGCATGGTTGCAGCTTGCAACAAGAAAGGCGATCCCGTCACCGCAGAGGATCTGGGCGTTGCAGGGGCCATGACCGTGCTGATGAAGGACGCTCTCAAGCCGAATTTATTGCAGACCATTGAAGGCCAGGGCAGCTTTGTCCACGCCGGGCCTTTTGCCAACATTGCCCACGGTAATTCTTCTATAATAGCGGATCTTCTGGCGGTGAATTACGCGGACTTTGTAGTTACCGAAGCCGGATTCGGTTCCGACATGGGGATGGAGAAATTTTTCGACATCAAGTGCCGCACTTCGGGCCTGGTCCCTGATGCGGTAGTCCTGGTGGCAACTGTGCGGGCCCTCAAGTCCCATGGAGGCGGCCCGGCGGTAGTTCCCGGAAAACCCCTGCCTCCCGAATATAAAGAAGAAAATTTGGAACTCCTCAAAAAGGGCCTCCCCAACCTGCTGGCCCACATAGGCATAATCAGCCGTTTCGGCGTGCCTGCGGTGGTTGCCATCAACGCCTTCCCCACAGATACCGAGGCGGAATGGGAATTGGTGCGCGACGCAGCCATCAAGGCCGGCGCAGCAGACGCGGTGGTTACCACCCACTGGGCAAATGGGGGCGAGGGAGCTGCGGATCTTGCAAGGGCAGTGGAGAAGGCTGCTTCATTGCCAAGCCATTTCAAACTCCTCTATCCTGATGAAGTCCCTCTTAAGCAAAAAATTGAAACCGTGGCTGTCCGGGTTTACGGCGCCGAGGGCGTTGATTTTGAGAAGGGCGTTTTAAAGGAACTTGATACTCTCGAAGAGAAAGGTTATGGGAAGCTTCCTGTGTGCATGGCCAAGACACAGTATTCGCTTTCTCACGATCCTGCCCTCAAAGGGGCGCCCAGGGGCTGGAGGCTTCCGGTTCGGGAAGTTCGCCTTGCTGCAGGCGCTGGGTTCGTCTATCCCCTCTGCGGGGCTATTACCACCATGCCGGGGCTGCCTTCAAGGCCCGCCTTTATGGATGTTGATATTGATGATGACGGAACCGTGAGGGGCCTTTTCTAG
- the pth gene encoding aminoacyl-tRNA hydrolase, with amino-acid sequence MVELVSFLGNPGSEYAGNRHNAGWLLAAKLPFFGSLPWRQKFKGRYAEKDGVHFLMPGTYMNLSGDSVQAAASFFKIPPGAILVVHDELELALGTISLKFSGGLGGHNGLRSMKGNFGTPDFWRLRIGIGRPDDRLPGEGGHAGSGRGIADWVLSDFSAAEMPILEPALEAAAGLLVKALAVDPQSLLPEWGKKKIV; translated from the coding sequence ATGGTAGAATTGGTTTCTTTCCTGGGCAATCCTGGTTCTGAATATGCGGGCAACAGGCACAATGCCGGCTGGCTATTAGCAGCAAAACTCCCTTTTTTTGGCAGCCTTCCGTGGCGGCAGAAATTCAAAGGACGCTATGCCGAGAAGGATGGGGTGCACTTCCTCATGCCCGGCACCTATATGAACCTTTCGGGCGATTCTGTCCAGGCAGCAGCTTCTTTTTTCAAAATCCCTCCCGGCGCTATTCTGGTTGTCCATGACGAACTGGAACTGGCGCTTGGCACTATTTCCCTTAAGTTTTCGGGCGGCCTTGGAGGCCATAATGGTCTGCGATCCATGAAGGGGAATTTCGGCACCCCCGATTTCTGGCGTCTGCGTATCGGCATAGGTCGGCCCGACGACAGGCTTCCCGGAGAGGGGGGGCATGCAGGCTCGGGCAGGGGAATCGCGGACTGGGTGCTCTCGGATTTTAGTGCAGCCGAAATGCCTATACTGGAACCCGCCCTTGAGGCTGCTGCGGGTCTTCTCGTAAAAGCCCTGGCAGTGGATCCTCAAAGTCTGCTCCCCGAATGGGGAAAGAAGAAGATAGTTTGA
- a CDS encoding serine hydrolase domain-containing protein, with protein sequence MGIKLDSIAADSAGINKPALDDFVHALEGASATMRGFVLLRYGKAVQRHFWQPYHEDDPIWVYSLSKSFCSTAVGFAIQEGLLKLDDPVLSFFPEHAAKVKDENCKMVKVQDLLTMRSGHEADPTMPMVRTPDWAEYFLTIPYKYKPGTRFVYNSGATYMLSAIVQKLSGLTIFEYLKPRLFAPLCFGDCAWDVSPQGISTGGWGFMVALEDIAKLGLLYLNKGNWNGRQLLSEAWVKDASSAHADNSITPGASADWARGYGYQFWQSRHGFRGDGAFGQYCLVMPEYDAVLALSCETDNMQAVLDIVWDKLLPAFAISNADIEKKISGKVLKANENPAGINSISLNFYPDRLSLGFQTKNGLEQFEAGRFGWIETSARLPWGAFSFIPVAGMAGDGRKISSTFLWKGKNDLEVRMIYRNCPHRELLNIKIEGNTLKLSWPGNPAAIAIGRAELNLNSIGDIYE encoded by the coding sequence ATGGGTATTAAATTGGATAGCATTGCCGCAGATTCCGCAGGCATAAACAAACCCGCCCTGGATGATTTTGTCCATGCCCTGGAAGGCGCATCCGCAACAATGCGGGGCTTTGTGCTGCTGCGGTACGGCAAAGCAGTACAGCGGCATTTTTGGCAGCCCTACCATGAGGATGACCCTATCTGGGTTTATTCTTTAAGCAAGAGTTTTTGTTCCACTGCCGTTGGCTTTGCCATTCAGGAAGGGCTTCTAAAGCTTGATGATCCGGTACTCTCCTTTTTTCCTGAGCATGCGGCAAAAGTCAAGGATGAAAACTGCAAAATGGTGAAAGTGCAGGATCTTCTTACCATGAGATCCGGTCATGAAGCCGATCCTACCATGCCTATGGTGCGTACCCCCGATTGGGCAGAATATTTTTTGACCATCCCCTATAAATACAAGCCCGGAACCCGCTTCGTGTATAATTCAGGAGCCACGTATATGCTTTCCGCCATAGTGCAGAAACTTTCGGGCCTTACGATTTTTGAATATCTTAAGCCCAGGCTCTTTGCGCCCCTGTGTTTTGGGGATTGTGCATGGGATGTTTCGCCTCAGGGTATCAGCACCGGAGGCTGGGGCTTCATGGTTGCCCTGGAGGATATTGCCAAGCTTGGCCTCCTTTATCTAAATAAAGGGAACTGGAATGGCCGACAGCTTCTATCGGAAGCCTGGGTAAAGGATGCTTCTTCGGCTCATGCGGATAATTCCATTACACCCGGGGCAAGCGCAGACTGGGCTAGAGGTTATGGTTATCAATTCTGGCAGTCCCGGCATGGCTTTAGGGGCGATGGCGCTTTTGGCCAATATTGCCTTGTAATGCCTGAATATGATGCGGTTCTGGCCCTCTCATGTGAAACCGATAACATGCAGGCCGTCCTTGATATAGTCTGGGATAAGTTGTTGCCTGCTTTTGCGATTTCAAATGCGGATATTGAAAAGAAAATAAGCGGAAAGGTTTTAAAAGCGAATGAAAACCCTGCCGGTATAAATTCTATCAGCCTCAATTTTTATCCCGACAGGCTGTCCCTTGGCTTTCAGACAAAGAATGGGCTGGAGCAATTTGAAGCAGGCCGCTTTGGTTGGATTGAAACCTCTGCTCGTTTGCCCTGGGGCGCCTTCAGTTTTATCCCCGTGGCAGGCATGGCAGGGGATGGGCGGAAGATTTCATCCACTTTTCTTTGGAAAGGGAAAAATGATCTTGAGGTTCGCATGATCTACCGTAATTGCCCTCATCGGGAACTTTTGAATATCAAAATCGAAGGGAACACTTTGAAGCTTTCATGGCCCGGGAACCCTGCGGCTATAGCCATAGGAAGGGCTGAATTAAATCTTAATTCCATAGGAGACATTTACGAATAA
- a CDS encoding sugar phosphate isomerase/epimerase family protein, with translation MKIGVLTDNFLCPLTGAIKKASRLGLAGVQIYAVSEEFNASLLKNTAKLDEYLKLLKDSNLVISALCGDMGGHGFEIAGDNPERIEKSKAIIDLAAACGTRVITTHIGVIPDDEKSEKFAAMVSALDALGSYGKKQGITLAIETGPEKPETLKKFIDHTHGGVGVNLDPANFVMVTDVDPAKAVEILGKHIVHTHVKDGIMKKKADPRLIYDFFANGGIGDMRMADYFVETPVGKGSVDFDAYINALKNAGYDGFFTIEREAGPDPEKDIESAAVFIKSRLEAGGYK, from the coding sequence ATGAAAATAGGAGTATTAACCGATAATTTCCTCTGCCCCCTGACCGGCGCAATAAAAAAAGCTTCGCGCCTTGGCCTTGCAGGAGTGCAGATCTACGCTGTCAGCGAGGAGTTCAATGCCTCGCTCCTAAAAAACACGGCAAAGCTTGATGAATACCTCAAGCTTTTAAAAGACAGCAACCTGGTGATAAGCGCACTCTGCGGCGATATGGGGGGCCATGGTTTTGAAATCGCCGGGGACAATCCCGAAAGGATAGAAAAATCCAAAGCCATTATAGATCTTGCTGCCGCTTGCGGAACCCGGGTGATCACCACCCATATCGGGGTAATCCCGGATGATGAAAAATCAGAAAAGTTCGCGGCGATGGTGAGTGCCCTCGATGCCCTCGGTTCTTACGGCAAGAAGCAGGGTATAACTCTCGCTATCGAGACAGGGCCTGAAAAGCCCGAGACTCTGAAAAAATTCATCGATCATACCCACGGCGGTGTAGGGGTCAATCTTGATCCCGCAAATTTCGTCATGGTCACTGATGTTGATCCGGCAAAGGCAGTCGAAATTCTTGGAAAGCACATAGTTCATACCCATGTAAAAGACGGGATTATGAAAAAGAAAGCTGACCCCCGGCTTATCTACGATTTTTTTGCCAACGGCGGAATCGGGGATATGCGTATGGCCGATTACTTCGTTGAAACCCCTGTAGGCAAAGGCAGTGTGGATTTCGACGCCTATATCAACGCGCTTAAAAATGCAGGTTATGACGGCTTCTTCACCATCGAGCGTGAGGCAGGCCCCGATCCGGAAAAGGACATAGAGTCTGCCGCGGTATTTATAAAATCCAGGCTGGAAGCTGGGGGGTATAAATAA
- the mazG gene encoding nucleoside triphosphate pyrophosphohydrolase — MKKNTAQSFEDLYNIIVRLRAPDGCPWDREQNPLSLRGSLIEETYECVEAIDEGNPAHIKEELGDIFLLVTMIAYMHEQEEKFSVADALENNAEKLIRRHPHVFGDIKVKDSAEVLDNWAKIKVEKEGRKPKDSLLDEVSRGLPPLDRAWKLQKKAAKAGFDWPDTAGVIAKIKEELEEVTEEIIAQDDPSALEQELGDLLFSVVNLCRYLKVEPSVALQRTNIKFTERFKHVEERMKETGAEMKQENLGLMDKYWEEAK; from the coding sequence ATGAAAAAAAATACCGCCCAATCCTTTGAGGATCTTTACAATATAATCGTAAGACTGCGAGCCCCTGACGGCTGCCCCTGGGACAGGGAACAGAATCCCCTTTCTCTCAGGGGTAGTCTCATCGAAGAAACCTATGAATGTGTGGAAGCCATTGACGAGGGCAATCCGGCCCATATCAAAGAAGAACTTGGGGATATTTTCCTTCTGGTTACCATGATTGCATATATGCACGAACAGGAAGAAAAATTTTCTGTCGCCGACGCGCTTGAAAACAATGCCGAAAAACTCATACGCCGCCATCCCCATGTATTCGGCGATATCAAGGTAAAAGATTCCGCCGAGGTTCTGGACAATTGGGCAAAGATCAAGGTGGAGAAGGAAGGAAGAAAACCCAAGGACTCGCTTCTTGACGAAGTGAGCCGCGGCCTTCCCCCGCTGGACAGGGCATGGAAGCTCCAGAAGAAAGCCGCCAAAGCGGGCTTTGACTGGCCCGACACAGCCGGCGTAATCGCCAAAATAAAAGAAGAGCTTGAAGAAGTGACAGAAGAAATCATAGCCCAGGATGATCCAAGCGCTTTGGAACAGGAACTGGGGGATCTCCTTTTTTCCGTAGTAAACCTTTGCCGTTACCTTAAGGTCGAGCCTTCGGTGGCCCTTCAGCGCACGAATATAAAATTCACCGAACGCTTCAAGCATGTGGAAGAGCGCATGAAGGAAACCGGAGCGGAGATGAAACAGGAAAACCTGGGGCTTATGGACAAATACTGGGAAGAAGCTAAATAG